A window of the Streptomyces griseochromogenes genome harbors these coding sequences:
- a CDS encoding RNA polymerase sigma factor, translating to MAEAPGIEGVFRAEYGRAVAVLVRFLGDIGLAEEAVQDAFATAMAKWPETGVPPSPAGWIITTARNRAVDRLRRESSRDARHAEAARLYAPDAPPEEGPVPDDRLRLIFTCCHPALAPQSRVALTLRLLGGLSTSQIARAFLVPEPTLAQRLVRAKAKIRDAGIPYRVPRDADLPDRLGGVLAVLYLIFNEGYTGDPALCTEAVRLGRLLAELMPDEPEVTGLLALMLLIEARRPARQDADGVLVPLSEQDRGLWDRSLIEEGQDLVRRCLRRDRPGPYQIQAAINAVHSDAPTAAATDWGQILLLYDQLTALAPTPVVALNRAVAVAEAEGPAKALELVDSLDLPRYHVLHAVRADLLRRLDRPAEAAGEYARAADLAASAAERAYLDRRRRDLDHRTT from the coding sequence ATGGCCGAGGCCCCCGGTATCGAGGGCGTCTTCCGCGCGGAGTACGGGCGTGCGGTCGCCGTCCTCGTCCGCTTCCTCGGCGACATCGGCCTCGCCGAGGAAGCGGTGCAGGACGCCTTCGCCACCGCCATGGCCAAGTGGCCGGAGACCGGCGTGCCGCCGAGCCCCGCCGGCTGGATCATCACCACCGCGCGCAACCGCGCCGTGGACCGGTTGCGCCGCGAGTCCTCCCGGGACGCCCGGCACGCCGAGGCCGCCCGGCTGTACGCGCCCGACGCACCGCCCGAGGAGGGCCCCGTGCCCGACGACCGGCTCCGTCTGATCTTCACCTGCTGCCACCCGGCGCTCGCCCCGCAGTCCCGGGTCGCCCTCACCCTGCGCCTGCTCGGCGGCCTGAGCACCTCGCAGATCGCCCGTGCCTTCCTGGTGCCCGAGCCCACGCTCGCCCAGCGTCTGGTGCGGGCCAAGGCCAAGATCCGCGACGCGGGCATCCCGTACCGAGTGCCCCGCGACGCCGATCTGCCGGACCGGCTCGGCGGCGTCCTCGCCGTCCTCTACCTGATCTTCAACGAGGGCTACACCGGCGACCCCGCCCTCTGCACGGAAGCCGTACGGCTCGGCCGGCTGCTGGCCGAGCTGATGCCGGACGAACCCGAGGTCACCGGCCTGCTGGCGCTGATGCTGCTGATCGAGGCGCGCCGGCCGGCCCGGCAGGACGCGGACGGTGTCCTGGTGCCGCTGTCCGAGCAGGACCGCGGCCTGTGGGACCGCTCCCTGATCGAGGAGGGCCAGGACCTGGTCCGTCGCTGCCTGCGCCGCGACCGGCCGGGGCCGTACCAGATCCAGGCCGCGATCAACGCCGTGCACAGCGACGCACCGACCGCCGCCGCCACCGACTGGGGGCAGATCCTGCTCCTGTACGACCAGCTGACGGCCCTCGCCCCGACGCCCGTCGTCGCGCTGAACCGGGCGGTCGCGGTGGCCGAGGCCGAGGGCCCGGCCAAGGCCCTGGAGCTGGTCGACTCCCTCGACCTGCCCCGCTACCACGTCCTGCACGCCGTCCGCGCCGACCTGCTGCGCCGCCTGGACCGGCCCGCCGAGGCCGCGGGGGAGTACGCGCGGGCCGCCGATCTCGCCGCCAGTGCGGCCGAACGGGCGTATCTGGACCGGCGCCGCCGGGACCTCGACCACCGGACGACGTGA
- a CDS encoding HXXEE domain-containing protein, giving the protein MTRDPHDVGASVTFGLLAAWAVHDAEEVVMVPRWVRTQVPELRKKFPRVPETAWRQLEAVDGREFTTAVAAMAVVLAACAADGQRTGGRSAVYQTALNAFGLHGVVHLAQAAAFRGYTPGSVTTPLVVLPFTLWARGRLRRAGVLRPARPRDVVQGLAFATAAAVGTHAVARRVLRRG; this is encoded by the coding sequence ATGACACGAGATCCGCATGATGTGGGAGCGTCCGTCACCTTCGGGCTGCTGGCCGCCTGGGCCGTGCACGACGCCGAGGAAGTGGTCATGGTGCCGCGATGGGTGCGGACGCAGGTCCCCGAGCTGCGCAAGAAGTTTCCCCGGGTGCCGGAGACGGCGTGGCGGCAGCTGGAGGCGGTGGACGGACGCGAGTTCACGACGGCCGTCGCCGCCATGGCCGTCGTGCTCGCGGCGTGCGCCGCCGACGGGCAGCGCACCGGCGGGCGCTCCGCCGTCTATCAGACGGCACTCAACGCCTTCGGCCTGCACGGCGTGGTGCACCTGGCCCAGGCGGCCGCGTTCCGTGGGTACACGCCGGGCTCGGTGACCACTCCGCTGGTCGTCCTGCCGTTCACGCTCTGGGCCCGCGGCCGCCTGCGCCGGGCCGGGGTCCTGCGCCCCGCCCGCCCCCGCGACGTGGTCCAGGGCCTCGCCTTCGCCACGGCCGCCGCGGTCGGCACACACGCGGTGGCGCGCCGCGTACTGCGCCGCGGCTGA
- a CDS encoding acyl-CoA dehydrogenase family protein, whose translation MTISAHPLVTRARRLAAELLLPEAERVDQEGVPVSHIEAVKRSGLLGVVAPVAYGGSGAPPAVLRETAEILAGACCSTWFVQTQHHTPVQTLTQSGLPVRERLLGPLSRGELLSGVAYAHLRSYPRVPVRVRRAGDGWRFDGTVPWYTGWGLNDVMLLAGTTDAGEVLFAFTEAREQPGLRASAPMRLAALTAARTVSLELDGLRVPEEAVALRAPYETWAPRDRARTLNATPAVFGVAEAALALLDEEPAAPLLARLADVRRRAYALADHPVPHERTEERLAVRAEAYDVLGAATTAAVVAGGGRAMALTSRAQRLAREGLFLLVQGQTAETRRAHLRALALGAGGA comes from the coding sequence ATGACCATCAGCGCACATCCGCTCGTCACCCGCGCCCGCAGGCTCGCCGCCGAACTGCTCCTGCCCGAGGCCGAGCGGGTGGACCAGGAGGGCGTCCCGGTGAGCCACATCGAGGCGGTGAAGCGGTCCGGGCTGCTGGGCGTGGTCGCGCCCGTCGCGTACGGGGGCTCCGGCGCACCGCCGGCCGTGCTGCGGGAGACCGCGGAGATCCTGGCCGGGGCGTGCTGCTCGACGTGGTTCGTGCAGACGCAGCACCACACGCCGGTGCAGACCCTGACGCAGAGCGGACTGCCCGTGCGGGAGCGGCTGCTGGGCCCGCTGTCGCGCGGGGAACTGCTGTCCGGGGTGGCGTACGCGCACCTGCGGTCGTACCCGCGCGTCCCGGTGCGGGTCCGGCGGGCGGGCGACGGGTGGCGGTTCGACGGGACCGTCCCCTGGTACACCGGGTGGGGTCTGAACGACGTGATGCTGCTGGCCGGGACGACTGACGCGGGCGAGGTGCTGTTCGCCTTCACCGAGGCGCGGGAGCAGCCCGGGCTGCGGGCCTCGGCGCCGATGCGTCTCGCGGCCCTCACGGCCGCCCGGACGGTGTCGCTGGAGCTGGACGGACTGCGGGTGCCCGAGGAGGCGGTGGCCCTGCGGGCACCGTACGAGACCTGGGCGCCCAGGGACCGGGCCAGGACGCTGAACGCCACCCCGGCGGTCTTCGGTGTCGCCGAGGCCGCACTCGCCCTGCTGGACGAGGAACCGGCCGCCCCGCTGCTCGCCCGCCTCGCCGACGTCCGCCGCCGGGCCTACGCTCTGGCCGATCACCCGGTACCGCACGAGCGGACCGAGGAGCGGCTGGCCGTGCGGGCCGAGGCGTACGACGTGCTGGGTGCGGCCACCACCGCGGCGGTGGTGGCCGGCGGCGGCCGGGCGATGGCCCTGACCAGCCGCGCCCAACGGCTGGCCCGCGAGGGGCTCTTCCTGCTGGTGCAGGGACAGACGGCCGAGACACGCCGGGCGCATCTGCGGGCGCTGGCCCTGGGGGCGGGCGGCGCGTGA
- a CDS encoding LLM class flavin-dependent oxidoreductase, whose translation MSLTFHWFLPTNGDSRHVVGGGHGTPATVSSRDRPPTVAYLSQIARAAEDLGFVGALTPTGAWCEDAWLTTAMVSQNSERLKFLVAFRPGSVSPTLAAQMASTFQRQTGGRLLLNVVTGGESREQRAYGDFLDKDDRYRRTGEFLHIVRDLWQGKNVDLRGERLRVEDAKLSRVPDPVPEVYFGGSSPIALEIAARYADVYLTWGEPPAQVAGKTARIGDLAARHGRTLRFGIRLHVITRDTAEQAWAEAGRLLDGFDSATVRSVQEGLARSESEGQRRMLALHGGSREGLEIHPNLWAGIGLVRGGAGTALVGSHDEVAERIKEYHALGIDEFVLSGYPHLEEAYWFGEGVLPRLAAQGLWRHPGGKPDTLRAEVPFAY comes from the coding sequence GTGTCCCTCACCTTCCACTGGTTCCTGCCCACCAACGGCGACAGCCGGCACGTCGTCGGCGGCGGCCACGGCACCCCGGCCACCGTCTCCTCCCGGGACCGGCCGCCGACGGTCGCCTATCTGAGCCAGATCGCCCGGGCCGCCGAGGACCTGGGGTTCGTCGGTGCGCTCACCCCGACCGGCGCCTGGTGCGAGGACGCGTGGCTGACCACCGCCATGGTCAGCCAGAACTCCGAGCGGCTGAAGTTCCTGGTCGCCTTCCGGCCCGGCTCCGTCTCGCCGACGCTCGCCGCGCAGATGGCGTCCACCTTCCAGCGGCAGACCGGCGGACGGCTGCTCCTCAACGTGGTCACCGGCGGCGAGAGCCGCGAGCAGCGGGCCTACGGCGACTTCCTCGACAAGGACGACCGTTACCGCCGTACCGGAGAATTCCTGCACATCGTCCGGGACTTGTGGCAGGGAAAGAACGTCGACCTGCGCGGTGAGCGCCTCCGGGTCGAGGACGCGAAGCTGAGCCGGGTGCCCGATCCGGTGCCCGAGGTGTACTTCGGCGGCTCCTCGCCCATCGCTCTGGAGATCGCCGCCCGGTACGCCGACGTGTACCTGACCTGGGGGGAGCCGCCGGCACAGGTCGCCGGGAAGACCGCCCGGATCGGGGACCTGGCCGCGCGGCACGGCCGTACCCTCCGCTTCGGCATCCGTCTGCACGTCATCACCCGCGACACCGCCGAGCAGGCCTGGGCCGAGGCCGGCCGCCTGCTCGACGGATTCGACTCGGCGACCGTGCGGTCCGTCCAGGAGGGCCTGGCCCGCAGCGAGTCCGAGGGCCAGCGGCGCATGCTCGCCCTGCACGGCGGCAGCCGCGAGGGCCTGGAGATCCACCCCAATCTCTGGGCCGGCATCGGCCTGGTGCGCGGCGGCGCGGGCACGGCCCTGGTCGGCAGCCATGACGAGGTCGCCGAGCGGATCAAGGAGTACCACGCCCTCGGCATCGACGAGTTCGTGCTCTCCGGTTATCCGCACCTGGAGGAGGCGTACTGGTTCGGCGAGGGTGTGCTCCCCCGGCTTGCCGCGCAGGGGCTGTGGCGGCATCCCGGCGGGAAGCCGGACACGCTCCGGGCCGAGGTGCCCTTCGCCTACTGA
- a CDS encoding YciI family protein has translation MKHYLLSVVQPTGGQPPAPDALAEIMRNVEAFNDELRAAGAWVFAGGLHGPETATVLRPEDGDVLITDGPFAEGKEYLGGLCLIRAADLDEALEWGRKAALATTLPIEVRPFVDQH, from the coding sequence ATGAAGCACTACCTGCTCAGCGTGGTCCAGCCGACCGGGGGACAGCCCCCCGCCCCCGACGCGCTCGCCGAGATCATGCGCAACGTCGAGGCCTTCAACGACGAACTGCGCGCGGCCGGCGCCTGGGTCTTCGCCGGCGGACTGCACGGCCCGGAGACCGCCACCGTGCTCCGCCCCGAGGACGGCGACGTCCTCATCACCGACGGGCCCTTCGCCGAGGGCAAGGAGTACCTGGGCGGACTCTGCCTGATCCGGGCCGCCGACCTGGACGAGGCCCTGGAGTGGGGGCGGAAGGCCGCCCTGGCGACCACCCTCCCCATCGAGGTACGGCCGTTCGTGGACCAGCACTGA